From the genome of Scytonema hofmannii PCC 7110, one region includes:
- a CDS encoding class I SAM-dependent methyltransferase, producing the protein MPLKPEQRDKQDSTDDKLFYEFPRFVTHVDEGFIQQLTDLYRERLKPRTRIFDMMSSWVSHLPEEMEFDHVEGHGLNAEELERNRQLNHYFVQNLNENPQLPLLDRDFDAVLNCVSVQYLQYPEAIFSEIHRILKPGGLAIISFSNRMFFQKAIQAWREGSEASRVALVKSYFSSVPGFSPPEVIARQSTAPNLLQWLGVGGGDPFYAVIAQRNN; encoded by the coding sequence ATGCCATTAAAACCAGAGCAACGCGATAAGCAAGACAGCACAGATGACAAGCTGTTTTACGAATTCCCCCGCTTCGTCACTCATGTGGATGAAGGCTTTATTCAACAGCTGACTGACTTGTACCGCGAACGACTCAAACCCAGAACCCGCATCTTTGACATGATGAGCAGTTGGGTATCTCATTTACCAGAAGAGATGGAATTTGACCATGTAGAAGGACATGGGCTGAATGCTGAGGAACTAGAACGCAATCGACAATTAAACCATTACTTCGTACAAAATCTCAACGAAAACCCTCAACTTCCTTTACTAGACCGAGATTTTGATGCTGTACTCAACTGTGTTTCCGTTCAGTACTTACAGTATCCAGAGGCAATTTTTTCGGAAATTCACCGCATTCTTAAACCGGGTGGTCTAGCAATTATCAGTTTTTCCAACCGAATGTTTTTCCAAAAAGCAATTCAAGCGTGGCGTGAGGGTAGTGAAGCCAGTCGAGTTGCACTGGTGAAAAGTTACTTCTCTTCTGTACCGGGATTTTCCCCTCCAGAAGTTATTGCACGCCAGTCAACAGCTCCCAATCTACTACAGTGGTTGGGTGTTGGAGGGGGAGACCCATTCTACGCTGTCATAGCACAACGTAACAATTAA
- a CDS encoding DUF4079 domain-containing protein: protein MELADFLGLVHPAIAVFFVFPLIGMVVNFAWQTRQRRLESKNSQKSKIPPVVGVEHRKLGNWLTGAVVGLVLIGLAYPIGKNIIKNQLWSKDAFQITFILVMFAVTISCLVLLYRVKPPLWRGVFATLTGAGIVILGCQDGVFRRTNEWYWSHYYYGITAALLMIFSLAIVPDIYKDRSNRWRTVHTILNCIALLLFIGQGMTGTRDLLEIPLSWQEPYIYQCNFANKTCPRE from the coding sequence ATGGAGTTAGCAGATTTTCTTGGTCTTGTCCATCCAGCGATCGCAGTCTTTTTCGTATTTCCTCTGATTGGCATGGTAGTTAACTTTGCATGGCAAACACGTCAACGACGCTTGGAATCTAAAAATTCACAGAAAAGCAAGATTCCGCCTGTAGTGGGGGTAGAACACAGAAAGCTTGGCAATTGGCTAACAGGCGCAGTAGTGGGATTAGTATTGATAGGGCTTGCTTATCCAATTGGGAAAAACATTATTAAAAATCAATTGTGGAGTAAAGATGCGTTCCAGATTACTTTCATTCTTGTAATGTTTGCGGTTACAATTTCCTGTTTAGTTTTATTGTATCGTGTCAAACCACCGTTATGGCGGGGAGTATTTGCTACTTTAACTGGTGCGGGTATAGTCATTCTTGGCTGTCAAGATGGAGTCTTTCGCCGCACCAATGAATGGTACTGGTCTCATTACTACTATGGAATCACTGCTGCTTTGCTGATGATTTTTTCTTTAGCAATTGTTCCTGATATTTATAAAGATAGATCGAATCGTTGGCGCACAGTCCACACAATTTTAAATTGTATTGCTTTGTTACTATTTATCGGGCAAGGTATGACAGGTACAAGAGACTTGCTAGAAATTCCCTTAAGTTGGCAGGAACCTTACATTTATCAATGTAATTTTGCTAATAAAACTTGCCCTAGGGAGTAG
- a CDS encoding glycosyltransferase, protein MIITKLSKYSLKLVRQRGFQVHRATFFLLSIFVLFGIVIAAWFAGDDRISHIFAEIHEWQKHPPIWLTVPIVPKQYLLVPTVLLLLSVLAIMKISPQPQAWSRRFIVGILLCLTLRYVLWRSLSTLNLANPLVGVFSLGLFLFEMFAILNTIIQLFLLMNFKDRRQEATRKSVAVVDEIYKPSVDILIPTYSEPGFILRRTIIGCQALDYSKKKIYLLDDTKRPEMQKLAKELGCEYVTRPDNRYAKAGNLNHAISKTNGELIVVFDADFVPTTNFLVRTVGFFQDKNVALVQTPQTFYNADPIGRNLGLENILTPDEEGFYRQIQPIRDAAGGVVCCGTSFVVRRSALESVGGFVTESLSEDYFTGIRLSAKGYNVIYLNEQLSAGLAAENIAAYVTQRLRWSRGTLQAFFIKSNPLTIPGLTLIQRLAHLEGLLNHSSSIARVYFLLTPLAYLFLGVIPIHATAVEIIYFYLPLYIINLAVFSWLNYRSRSAFLSDIYSLLLCFPLALNQIKVMINPFDTGFKVTPKGETSEKYYYNWQLAIPLIILFIATLLGLCRNLGIFMFDSSWTTTVSQELDLQVKGIGIGWYWSAYNLITIGISLLVLLDAPKLDRYEWFNLRRVVRLQFGEQSLWGVSRMISEGGVEVALTQKPPFNLVENKPVKLEIAEENLLLDAQVVCTGLKDEFPTVRVMFESVSLLQQRQLVEMLFCRPGQWKRNNVPGELGSLLLILKILLKSRFLFNRKLERTPLAIAKI, encoded by the coding sequence ATGATAATTACAAAGTTGAGTAAATACAGCCTCAAACTTGTTCGCCAGAGAGGTTTCCAAGTCCATAGGGCAACATTTTTTCTATTAAGCATCTTTGTCCTATTCGGTATTGTCATTGCAGCATGGTTCGCAGGTGATGATAGAATTAGCCATATTTTTGCCGAGATTCATGAATGGCAAAAGCACCCGCCAATCTGGTTAACAGTGCCAATAGTGCCAAAACAGTATTTACTAGTACCCACTGTGTTGCTATTATTATCTGTCTTGGCAATTATGAAAATTTCTCCCCAACCTCAGGCTTGGTCTCGAAGATTTATAGTAGGAATTTTGCTATGCTTGACTTTGCGTTACGTTCTTTGGCGATCGCTTTCCACTCTAAATTTAGCTAATCCTCTCGTAGGCGTCTTTAGCTTGGGGCTGTTCTTGTTTGAAATGTTCGCGATCCTGAACACCATTATTCAGTTGTTTCTGCTAATGAATTTCAAAGATCGCCGTCAGGAAGCAACGAGAAAATCAGTTGCTGTTGTTGATGAAATTTATAAGCCATCTGTTGATATTTTGATACCAACCTATAGCGAACCTGGTTTTATTTTGCGGCGGACAATTATTGGTTGCCAAGCCCTAGATTACTCTAAGAAAAAAATATATCTTCTGGATGATACCAAGCGTCCGGAAATGCAAAAATTAGCCAAAGAGCTAGGATGTGAATATGTAACACGTCCCGATAATAGATATGCCAAAGCGGGAAATTTAAATCATGCTATCTCTAAAACTAATGGCGAACTGATTGTTGTTTTTGATGCCGATTTTGTCCCGACTACAAATTTTCTTGTCCGCACAGTTGGCTTCTTTCAGGATAAAAATGTAGCACTCGTGCAGACACCTCAAACTTTTTATAATGCCGATCCTATAGGCCGCAACCTTGGCTTAGAAAACATTCTCACTCCAGACGAAGAAGGATTTTATCGGCAAATTCAACCCATTCGTGATGCTGCAGGTGGCGTAGTTTGTTGTGGTACTTCTTTTGTTGTTCGACGGAGTGCATTAGAAAGTGTGGGTGGATTCGTGACAGAATCTTTAAGCGAAGACTATTTCACAGGAATTCGTCTCTCTGCTAAAGGCTATAACGTAATTTATCTCAACGAACAATTGAGTGCAGGTTTAGCTGCGGAAAACATTGCTGCTTACGTGACTCAACGATTGCGTTGGTCGCGAGGTACATTGCAAGCATTTTTTATTAAATCCAATCCTTTAACAATTCCTGGATTGACTCTTATTCAAAGATTGGCTCATTTGGAAGGATTGTTAAACCACTCTAGCAGTATAGCTCGTGTTTACTTCCTCTTGACCCCACTAGCCTATTTATTTTTAGGTGTGATACCCATTCATGCAACCGCCGTTGAAATCATATATTTCTATTTACCTCTTTATATAATAAACCTTGCAGTTTTCTCTTGGTTGAATTATCGATCGCGCTCTGCTTTCCTATCAGATATTTATTCCCTACTTTTGTGTTTTCCCCTGGCATTGAATCAGATAAAAGTGATGATAAATCCTTTTGATACAGGATTTAAAGTCACACCAAAAGGAGAAACAAGTGAAAAATATTACTATAACTGGCAATTAGCAATTCCTTTGATTATTTTATTCATTGCTACCCTTCTTGGCTTGTGTCGAAACTTAGGAATATTTATGTTTGATAGTTCTTGGACTACGACAGTCTCACAAGAACTTGATTTACAAGTCAAAGGGATCGGCATCGGTTGGTATTGGAGTGCTTATAATTTAATAACGATCGGTATTTCTCTCCTGGTTTTACTGGATGCACCCAAATTAGACAGATATGAATGGTTTAATTTGAGACGCGTCGTTCGGTTACAGTTTGGTGAGCAAAGTCTTTGGGGAGTATCCAGAATGATTTCAGAAGGAGGGGTGGAAGTTGCTCTCACTCAAAAACCTCCCTTTAATTTAGTTGAAAATAAACCTGTAAAGTTAGAAATAGCGGAAGAAAACTTACTGCTAGATGCACAGGTTGTTTGCACTGGTTTAAAAGATGAATTTCCGACAGTCAGAGTTATGTTTGAATCAGTCAGTTTGCTCCAACAACGCCAACTTGTAGAAATGTTATTTTGTCGTCCCGGACAGTGGAAGCGCAACAACGTACCTGGAGAGTTAGGTTCGTTGTTGTTGATCTTGAAAATTTTGCTGAAATCGCGATTTCTATTTAATAGAAAACTTGAGCGTACTCCGCTTGCCATTGCTAAAATTTGA
- the recQ gene encoding DNA helicase RecQ: MYQSPTLEQALKYYFGYDSFRPGQRQIIEQALENRDLLIVMPTGGGKSLCFQLPALLKKGVTVVVSPLIALMQDQVEALRNNGVFATFLNSSLNAYQVRSREEALLQGKIKLLYVAPERLVSERFLPLLDLVHHKVGISAFAIDEAHCVSEWGHDFRPEYRQLKLLRKRYPDISVSALTATATDRVRADIIQQLGLNQPSIHISSFNRTNLYYEVRSKTKSAYAELIELIRETDGSGIIYCLTRKKVDELTLKLQHDKVSVLPYHAGLTDEERSQNQTRFIRDDVRVMVATIAFGMGINKPDVRFVIHFDLPRNIESYYQESGRAGRDGETSRCLLFYNFSDVKTIEWSINQKTEPQEQLIAKQQLRQMIDYAEGTDCRRTIQLGYFGERFAGSCGNCDNCRYPKPEEDWTIEAMKFLSCVARCKERYGMGHIIDVLRGAKTQKIIQNEHDKLSTYGIGKDRGLDEWRMLGRSLLHKGFLEQTSDGYAVLKLNALSWEIMRRQRTVTLAIPVAQRVTLTDRDAKAAEVDLLLHKLRSLRKQIADSQSVAPYVIFSDSTLKLMAQMQPKSLLEFSKLSGVASHKVSQYGDQFLAEIRAYHQKQGVLEKKLNSTPSEELPLGTELYTLQLHQQGLSFEEIAKKRNLRPTTIVGHLCNLIEKKQPIDLNLLVPVEKQEKIIQVLEILGDVPLTPIKEYLGDRYSFDEIRLVKVKWRYKGKK, translated from the coding sequence ATGTATCAGTCTCCCACTCTAGAACAAGCGCTGAAATATTACTTTGGCTACGACAGTTTCCGTCCCGGACAACGGCAAATCATTGAACAAGCGCTAGAAAATCGGGATTTACTGATCGTTATGCCTACTGGTGGGGGAAAGTCATTGTGTTTTCAACTTCCCGCACTCCTGAAAAAAGGTGTCACGGTTGTTGTGTCGCCACTCATAGCTTTGATGCAAGATCAAGTGGAAGCATTGCGAAATAACGGTGTTTTTGCAACATTTCTGAACAGCAGTCTTAATGCCTATCAAGTGCGATCGCGTGAAGAAGCACTGCTCCAGGGTAAAATAAAACTACTCTACGTTGCCCCAGAACGTTTGGTCAGCGAAAGATTTCTGCCTTTACTCGATCTCGTCCATCACAAAGTTGGTATTTCTGCCTTTGCAATTGACGAAGCCCATTGTGTTTCTGAGTGGGGACATGACTTTCGCCCAGAGTACCGCCAACTGAAGTTATTACGCAAACGCTACCCAGATATATCTGTCTCTGCCCTAACCGCCACAGCAACCGATCGCGTCCGTGCTGATATAATCCAACAACTAGGGTTAAACCAACCCAGTATCCACATTTCTAGCTTTAACCGCACAAACCTTTACTACGAAGTCCGTTCCAAAACGAAGTCTGCTTACGCGGAATTGATAGAACTGATTCGAGAAACGGATGGTTCGGGAATTATCTATTGCTTAACGCGCAAAAAAGTTGATGAACTCACTCTTAAACTCCAACACGATAAAGTTTCTGTTTTACCATATCATGCTGGATTAACTGATGAAGAACGCAGTCAAAATCAAACTCGATTTATTCGCGATGACGTGCGCGTTATGGTGGCAACAATTGCCTTTGGTATGGGAATAAATAAACCGGATGTCCGGTTTGTGATTCACTTTGATTTACCTCGTAATATAGAAAGTTATTATCAAGAATCAGGTAGAGCAGGAAGAGATGGAGAAACATCTCGCTGTCTGCTTTTTTATAACTTTAGTGATGTCAAAACTATAGAATGGAGTATCAATCAAAAAACCGAGCCTCAAGAACAATTGATTGCCAAACAACAATTGCGGCAAATGATAGATTATGCTGAAGGAACAGATTGCCGCCGCACAATTCAATTGGGTTACTTTGGAGAACGTTTTGCTGGTAGTTGTGGAAATTGCGATAACTGTCGGTATCCCAAACCAGAGGAAGATTGGACTATCGAAGCCATGAAATTTCTATCTTGTGTGGCTCGATGCAAAGAAAGGTATGGGATGGGTCATATTATAGATGTGTTGCGGGGTGCAAAAACCCAGAAAATTATCCAAAACGAGCATGATAAACTATCTACTTATGGTATTGGTAAAGATAGAGGTTTAGATGAATGGCGAATGCTAGGGCGTTCTCTGTTGCATAAAGGTTTTCTAGAACAAACAAGCGATGGTTACGCAGTCTTAAAACTGAATGCTCTCAGTTGGGAAATAATGCGCCGACAGCGAACAGTGACTCTTGCTATTCCAGTTGCACAAAGGGTAACCTTAACAGACAGGGATGCAAAAGCAGCAGAGGTCGATTTACTCTTGCATAAATTGCGATCGCTTCGCAAACAAATAGCAGATTCTCAATCTGTTGCGCCTTACGTCATTTTTTCTGACTCTACTCTAAAATTGATGGCACAGATGCAACCTAAAAGTTTATTAGAATTTAGTAAGCTCTCTGGGGTAGCCAGTCATAAAGTCTCGCAATACGGAGACCAATTTCTGGCAGAAATTCGTGCTTATCATCAAAAACAAGGTGTGCTGGAAAAGAAACTGAATTCTACACCTTCTGAAGAATTACCATTAGGTACAGAACTGTACACATTGCAATTGCACCAACAAGGTTTAAGCTTTGAAGAAATTGCGAAAAAACGCAATCTTCGCCCAACAACGATTGTCGGTCACCTTTGCAATCTTATTGAGAAGAAGCAGCCAATAGATTTAAATTTATTGGTTCCTGTAGAGAAGCAGGAAAAAATTATACAAGTTTTAGAAATTCTTGGGGATGTTCCTCTCACACCTATCAAAGAGTATCTTGGCGATCGCTACAGTTTTGATGAAATTCGTCTTGTGAAGGTAAAGTGGCGGTATAAAGGGAAGAAATGA
- a CDS encoding S1 RNA-binding domain-containing protein: MSNNFWNQIKSKYRLGELIHGKVEYHAPFGILVDIDDENVRGIVQITDFVDTGDMTPDMYPDVGSPIGAVVIGYTEDERNQVWLSVKPSVLQKSLVHLKIPAINKHSSQ, from the coding sequence ATGAGTAACAATTTCTGGAATCAAATAAAATCTAAGTACCGACTTGGAGAATTAATCCATGGCAAGGTCGAGTATCATGCCCCATTTGGAATCTTAGTTGATATTGATGACGAAAACGTAAGAGGAATTGTTCAAATTACAGACTTTGTTGATACGGGAGACATGACACCGGATATGTATCCTGATGTTGGCTCACCGATAGGAGCAGTTGTCATAGGCTATACTGAAGACGAGCGTAACCAAGTTTGGCTGAGTGTAAAGCCTAGCGTATTGCAAAAATCACTTGTACACCTAAAAATTCCGGCTATAAATAAGCACTCATCTCAGTAA
- a CDS encoding DUF427 domain-containing protein, with protein sequence MPKAIWNGAVVAESDDTVVVESNHYFPPNAVNKEYLKESDTHTTCPWKGVASYYSIEVDGQLNKDAAWYYPSAKEKAKNIEGYIAFWRGVKVES encoded by the coding sequence ATGCCCAAAGCAATCTGGAATGGAGCTGTTGTAGCCGAAAGTGATGACACTGTAGTTGTGGAAAGCAACCATTACTTCCCCCCAAACGCAGTCAACAAGGAATACCTTAAGGAAAGCGACACCCATACAACCTGCCCCTGGAAAGGTGTTGCTAGTTACTACAGCATTGAAGTTGACGGACAACTCAACAAGGATGCTGCTTGGTACTACCCCAGTGCTAAGGAAAAAGCAAAAAATATTGAAGGTTATATCGCCTTTTGGAGAGGCGTCAAGGTTGAATCATAG
- a CDS encoding TOBE domain-containing protein: MPRKEQGWITFQTSEEERKILDEFCQQSQRTKTEILRELVRGLNQQPSVSLSRPTQRKGKDDAWGSETIPEIDVLSQKKRLKVSSRNILKGVVKRVITGAVNTEVTLEIVHKVELTSIITRVSADELELTEGKEAYAVIKSNDIVIASE; this comes from the coding sequence ATGCCAAGAAAAGAACAAGGATGGATTACGTTTCAAACCTCGGAGGAGGAGAGAAAGATTTTAGATGAATTTTGCCAACAGTCTCAGCGCACCAAAACAGAAATCTTACGAGAATTAGTGCGGGGTCTCAATCAACAGCCTTCTGTATCCCTATCACGGCCAACTCAGCGCAAAGGAAAAGATGATGCCTGGGGTAGTGAAACCATCCCTGAGATAGATGTTTTAAGTCAGAAAAAACGTTTAAAAGTCAGTTCTCGGAATATTTTAAAAGGAGTTGTCAAACGAGTTATTACAGGAGCTGTAAATACTGAGGTGACACTAGAGATCGTTCATAAAGTTGAACTTACCTCAATTATTACTAGAGTTTCAGCAGATGAGTTGGAACTGACAGAGGGTAAAGAGGCTTATGCTGTGATCAAGTCTAACGATATTGTTATTGCTAGCGAATAA
- a CDS encoding phycobiliprotein lyase, translated as MTALLKLAQSSDESLLIEFFQESVGMWRSERRYYTLPDGETKEVVSTIAIRFLTAGCEELQKLAQMHDLPETVSLRCGTEVTWESANSVTGRKESHGSTLFGALGNILYRDRGFATTKPITAEYHFPNPKTLCLRTEYNGSVFEEELKFIGTKYRTRQSIISRAGEQVMIGQYLEKRID; from the coding sequence GTGACAGCACTACTTAAACTTGCACAAAGCTCTGATGAATCTCTATTGATTGAATTTTTTCAAGAATCAGTGGGGATGTGGCGCTCTGAACGGCGTTACTACACACTCCCAGATGGAGAAACCAAAGAAGTCGTAAGTACGATCGCCATAAGGTTTTTAACCGCAGGATGCGAGGAATTGCAAAAACTAGCTCAAATGCACGATTTGCCAGAGACAGTAAGTTTGAGATGTGGTACTGAAGTTACTTGGGAAAGTGCCAATTCCGTAACAGGAAGGAAAGAGTCTCATGGTTCAACGCTGTTTGGTGCATTGGGAAACATTTTGTATCGCGATCGTGGTTTTGCAACAACTAAGCCTATTACCGCAGAGTATCACTTCCCAAACCCCAAAACCCTGTGTTTGAGGACAGAATACAACGGTTCAGTTTTTGAGGAAGAGTTAAAGTTTATTGGTACCAAGTACCGCACGCGTCAGTCAATTATCTCTCGTGCGGGCGAACAGGTTATGATCGGTCAGTATTTGGAGAAGAGAATAGACTAG
- a CDS encoding efflux RND transporter periplasmic adaptor subunit, producing the protein MPERRSQKPNITSTPTQVGRKNILIASLLSVGLLIAGCGSLPKESAEAQSRRPGNNQRGEGAVPVDVATARTGLLRQEPEYTGTTVPFRTVSLRSRVEGQLLALNVDVGDRVNQGQAIGQVDDALLRTTQNQAEAELAALKSEVARAKAQVSNARAEVERSRAQLQQAQADSTRQQKLLKEGAIAQQAAEQASTQARTTAQVLRAAQEQVRTEQEALGAAQGRVVAQQAVLAEAKERRSYARLISPITGVVLEKITEPGNFLQAGNEVLRIGDFSRVKIEVQVSELELAKIRVGQSVKVQLDAFPDRTSVGQVTRISPAADRTARLIPVEVVIPNGEGRIGSGLLARAKFETQVQARVLIPETALQGRGGEGARGRGGEQNSSSPNPQGTIFVVTEADKKPTVTARAVTLGEKADGKVEILSGLQPGERFVARSGKPLKDGAAVRLSILSEKQQ; encoded by the coding sequence ATGCCAGAAAGGCGATCGCAAAAGCCAAACATCACCTCCACTCCAACGCAGGTTGGTAGGAAAAATATTTTGATTGCTTCACTACTGAGTGTAGGACTACTGATAGCAGGTTGTGGTTCATTGCCAAAAGAATCAGCCGAGGCTCAGTCACGACGTCCGGGAAACAATCAAAGAGGGGAAGGCGCAGTACCCGTGGATGTAGCAACCGCTAGGACTGGATTGCTGCGTCAAGAACCAGAGTATACAGGAACGACTGTACCTTTCCGGACTGTATCGCTGCGATCGCGAGTCGAAGGGCAGCTTTTAGCATTAAATGTAGATGTAGGCGATCGCGTCAATCAAGGGCAAGCGATCGGACAAGTAGATGATGCCCTGTTAAGAACCACCCAAAATCAAGCAGAAGCAGAATTAGCAGCTCTCAAATCGGAAGTTGCAAGAGCAAAAGCACAAGTTAGCAATGCGCGTGCTGAAGTCGAAAGATCCAGAGCACAACTACAACAAGCACAAGCAGATTCCACCAGACAGCAGAAGTTATTAAAAGAGGGAGCGATCGCACAACAAGCAGCCGAACAAGCAAGTACTCAAGCTAGGACAACAGCTCAAGTCCTCCGCGCTGCACAAGAGCAAGTGCGTACAGAACAAGAAGCATTAGGCGCAGCGCAAGGTAGAGTTGTCGCACAACAAGCAGTGCTTGCAGAAGCAAAAGAACGGCGTTCCTATGCAAGACTTATCTCTCCAATTACCGGAGTAGTCTTAGAAAAAATTACAGAACCAGGAAATTTTCTTCAAGCTGGCAATGAAGTTTTGAGAATAGGTGACTTCAGCCGCGTAAAAATTGAGGTTCAAGTTTCAGAATTAGAACTGGCAAAAATTCGGGTAGGACAATCTGTAAAAGTGCAATTAGATGCCTTTCCCGATCGAACTTCTGTTGGACAAGTCACGCGTATTTCTCCCGCCGCAGATAGGACAGCTCGTCTAATACCTGTAGAAGTAGTGATACCAAACGGTGAGGGCAGAATTGGCAGTGGATTGTTAGCAAGAGCCAAATTTGAAACTCAAGTACAAGCAAGAGTGCTGATACCTGAGACAGCCCTTCAGGGAAGAGGGGGAGAGGGGGCGAGAGGGAGAGGGGGGGAACAAAATTCCTCATCTCCTAATCCCCAGGGAACAATATTTGTGGTGACGGAAGCAGATAAAAAACCAACAGTGACAGCAAGAGCCGTAACACTAGGGGAAAAAGCTGATGGCAAAGTAGAAATATTATCCGGTTTGCAACCAGGAGAAAGATTTGTAGCTCGCAGTGGCAAACCGTTAAAAGATGGTGCGGCTGTCAGACTTTCTATCCTTTCAGAGAAACAACAGTAA